From a single Bacteroidales bacterium genomic region:
- the porV gene encoding type IX secretion system outer membrane channel protein PorV, producing MCMRVLTNWKRFVLTLVFFSSISLSFSQNPNYIGQRLNTVTSAVPFLMIAPDARAGSMGDVGVSSTPDINSLHWNPAKYAFIEKDMGFSMAYSPWLRALVNDINLAYLTGYKRLDENSSVAGALLFFSLGDITFTNIEGQPIGNYRPSEFALSATYARKFSQHISGAVAGRFIHSNLTQGQEVQSQATKPGTSIAADVAVYYQKEVDLFNTDALVAWGINISNIGQKISYSDDNIQKDFIPTNLRFGPSLTFDLDDYNRISVLADFNKLLVPTPPLYMLDSLGQPVIGDDGRQLIFKGMDPEVSVPVGMFQSFHDAPDGFKEELREFSFGIGLEYWYDKQFALRGGYFHEHATKGNRKYFTLGVGLKYNVFGLDFSYLVPTAQKHPLENTLRFTLSFDFEAFRAQAATTN from the coding sequence ATGTGTATGCGAGTTTTAACCAATTGGAAGAGGTTTGTATTAACCCTCGTGTTTTTCTCATCAATTTCTCTCTCTTTTTCACAAAACCCAAATTATATCGGTCAGCGGCTGAACACTGTAACATCCGCAGTGCCTTTTCTTATGATTGCCCCCGATGCCCGTGCCGGCTCGATGGGCGATGTAGGGGTTTCATCAACTCCCGACATCAACTCACTGCACTGGAATCCTGCCAAATATGCATTCATCGAAAAAGACATGGGCTTCTCTATGGCCTACAGCCCTTGGTTGCGAGCACTTGTAAACGACATTAACCTGGCTTACCTGACGGGTTACAAACGTCTTGATGAAAATTCATCCGTCGCTGGTGCATTGCTTTTCTTCTCACTTGGCGATATCACTTTTACTAATATTGAAGGTCAGCCAATCGGTAATTACCGCCCTTCGGAATTTGCCCTGTCAGCAACTTATGCCAGAAAATTCTCACAACACATTTCAGGCGCTGTAGCAGGCCGTTTTATTCATTCCAATCTGACCCAGGGACAGGAAGTGCAAAGCCAGGCAACCAAACCAGGAACCTCAATTGCTGCCGATGTTGCCGTTTATTATCAGAAAGAAGTTGATCTTTTTAATACCGATGCACTTGTGGCATGGGGTATCAATATCTCAAATATTGGTCAAAAGATTTCTTACAGCGATGACAATATCCAGAAAGATTTTATTCCTACCAATTTACGCTTTGGCCCCAGCTTAACCTTCGATCTCGACGATTATAACCGTATTTCTGTGCTTGCCGATTTCAACAAACTGCTGGTTCCAACACCTCCGCTGTATATGCTTGATTCGCTTGGGCAGCCGGTTATTGGCGATGATGGCCGTCAGCTTATTTTCAAGGGCATGGATCCCGAAGTCTCAGTACCGGTAGGCATGTTTCAGAGTTTTCATGATGCACCCGATGGCTTCAAGGAAGAACTTCGCGAGTTTAGTTTCGGAATTGGGCTGGAGTATTGGTACGACAAACAGTTTGCCTTGCGTGGCGGATATTTCCACGAACATGCCACCAAAGGAAACCGCAAGTATTTCACATTGGGCGTCGGGTTAAAATACAACGTTTTCGGGCTGGATTTTTCATACCTGGTTCCCACAGCTCAAAAACACCCGCTTGAAAATACCTTAAGGTTCACATTGTCATTTGATTTTGAAGCCTTCCGCGCTCAGGCAGCAACTACTAACTAA
- a CDS encoding 2-C-methyl-D-erythritol 2,4-cyclodiphosphate synthase, translating to MNFRIGFGYDVHRFADGRKLILGGVKIPSTKGLLGHSDADVVIHAICDALLGAAGLRDIGFHFPDSDSTFKDADSRNILADVAALLQKDRWMVGNIDCTIALQAPKISAYIEEMRSVLSGILKVDANEVSIKATTTEGLGFVGHEEGAAAYAVALLYRATLAAE from the coding sequence ATGAATTTCCGTATTGGATTCGGTTATGATGTTCATCGCTTTGCCGATGGGCGTAAGCTGATCCTGGGTGGTGTCAAGATTCCTTCTACCAAAGGTTTGCTCGGGCATTCTGATGCCGATGTAGTCATTCACGCAATCTGTGATGCCCTATTGGGAGCCGCCGGTTTACGTGATATAGGATTTCATTTTCCAGATTCCGATTCGACTTTCAAGGATGCTGACAGCAGGAATATACTTGCCGATGTAGCAGCCCTGTTACAGAAAGACAGATGGATGGTCGGAAACATTGACTGCACCATTGCGTTGCAAGCCCCAAAAATCTCTGCTTATATCGAAGAAATGAGGAGCGTTTTATCAGGTATCCTGAAGGTTGATGCCAATGAGGTTTCGATCAAGGCTACAACAACCGAAGGGCTTGGGTTCGTAGGGCATGAGGAAGGCGCAGCCGCCTATGCTGTAGCATTGCTGTATCGCGCAACTTTAGCCGCCGAATAG
- a CDS encoding AAA family ATPase, whose translation MNQKEFTGSILEHLQHTPTAGQETLADLLAEFIFSRQENQRYPVFVLKGYAGTGKTSMVSSLVKSLPLLGKKTVLLAPTGRAAKVLSLYSGKPAFTVHRKIYMHQALPGGGISISLRTNLHKHTLFIVDEASMIQSESAGNDTILSSRNLLDDLIEYVYSSNCRLLLTGDTAQLPPVGLNISPALDTSYLGASYPLQLTSFELTEVVRQEKESGVLFNATLLREMLKMDSCEPPFFQLKNFDDIIRINGSELEDALNHSIHSKGVESTVVVTRSNKRANLFNKEIRNRILFRDPDVAAGDLMMVVKNNYFWLPPESQAGFIANGDTIEILRVRKTEDLYGFRFANVHARLVDYPDEPELELKIILNTIDSESAALTQEESKKLFGEVMLDYEAIPSKAERFRQLRSNPYYNALQVKFAYALTCHKTQGGQWEDVFVDQGYLPDDGINSEYLRWIYTALTRAVKRVYLVNFNDKLFGG comes from the coding sequence ATGAACCAAAAGGAATTTACCGGATCTATACTTGAACACCTTCAGCATACACCAACTGCCGGGCAAGAAACCCTGGCAGATCTGCTGGCTGAATTTATATTTTCAAGGCAGGAAAATCAGCGATATCCTGTTTTCGTGCTGAAAGGTTATGCAGGAACCGGTAAAACATCCATGGTCAGTTCGCTCGTGAAATCCCTGCCATTGCTTGGTAAGAAGACTGTTTTGCTTGCCCCGACAGGAAGAGCGGCAAAGGTTTTATCGCTGTATTCGGGAAAACCGGCGTTCACGGTTCACAGAAAAATTTATATGCACCAGGCTTTACCGGGCGGAGGTATCAGCATCTCGCTCCGGACTAATCTGCACAAACACACCCTCTTCATAGTGGATGAAGCTTCAATGATCCAAAGCGAATCTGCTGGGAATGACACCATTTTATCCTCACGCAACCTGCTCGACGATCTTATTGAATACGTGTATAGCAGCAATTGCCGGCTGCTTCTTACCGGCGACACCGCACAGCTTCCTCCTGTGGGTCTCAATATCAGCCCGGCACTCGATACAAGCTACCTGGGCGCTTCTTATCCTTTACAACTTACGTCCTTTGAACTTACTGAAGTTGTGCGGCAGGAAAAGGAATCAGGTGTGCTTTTCAATGCAACTTTGCTGCGTGAAATGCTTAAAATGGATTCTTGTGAACCGCCTTTCTTCCAATTGAAAAACTTTGATGACATAATAAGAATTAATGGAAGTGAGTTGGAAGATGCCTTGAACCATAGCATACATTCAAAAGGAGTGGAGAGCACAGTGGTGGTGACACGTTCAAATAAACGCGCTAATCTTTTCAATAAAGAAATCAGAAACCGTATTCTTTTCCGCGATCCGGATGTAGCAGCCGGCGATCTTATGATGGTAGTGAAGAATAATTATTTCTGGCTACCGCCCGAATCACAGGCCGGATTTATTGCCAATGGCGATACGATTGAAATTTTGAGGGTTCGCAAAACAGAAGATTTGTATGGATTCAGGTTTGCCAATGTACATGCCCGTTTGGTGGATTATCCGGATGAACCGGAGCTTGAACTCAAGATTATCTTAAATACAATTGATTCAGAATCTGCTGCCTTGACGCAAGAAGAAAGCAAAAAACTATTCGGAGAGGTAATGTTGGATTATGAAGCAATCCCATCCAAAGCTGAGCGTTTCAGGCAACTGCGCAGTAATCCGTATTACAATGCTTTACAGGTAAAATTTGCCTACGCGCTCACCTGTCATAAAACCCAGGGCGGCCAATGGGAAGATGTATTTGTTGACCAGGGTTATCTGCCCGATGATGGAATAAACAGTGAATACCTGCGCTGGATTTATACAGCACTGACCCGCGCTGTAAAACGGGTGTACCTGGTAAACTTTAACGATAAACTATTCGGCGGCTAA